One Spirochaetota bacterium genomic window, GGGAGTCGCAGGGCCTTACGCTTAAGGACGTCGCGGACCGCACGGGTTTCTCCACGGCGTATCTCTCTCAACTGGAGAACCATCTCATCTCTCCTCCGCTCGGCGCGATCACCACCATAGCGCGCTCGCTGAACATCGAAATCGGCAGGCTCTTCAACCAGGTGGGGAAATCCCCTTTTACCATCGTGCGCAGGGACGAACGGCAACCCACCTCGCGCGTCGCTTCCAAGGAAGGGGTCCGCTACGGTTACTCGTACGAGTCCCTGGCCCCCGACAAGATCAACCGCCACATGGAGCCGTTTATCGTAACGCTGGAGCCCATCGATAAAAAAGGCGCGGCCTACAGCCACGAGGGCGAGGAATTCCTCTTCGTGATCGATGGCAGGGTCGAGGTCCAGCTCGGCGAGTTCACCGACGTTCTGGAGCCGGGCGACACCATCTACTACGACTCAACCACTCCCCACCGCGTCTCCTGCGTCGGTGAGACACCGGCCAGGATTCTGGCCGTCATCTACGCACAGCAGCACGCCTGAGGCCCACCGGGGCCTTCCGGGGGTAAAACGGGGCGATTATCGCTTTTTTTACACCGGCGAAACACCCGGCCCGATTACTCCTTGATTTTGGCCTCGTTTCCCGCTATGTTAGTGTCCTGGTGGAAGCTCTGGAGAGCGGTAATAAAATGCTTTACACCATACGGAGCACTCATAGAGTATTCCCGTCTTTAAAACCATCACGCGGCAGATAACCCTATTATGAACATCACCGATCATTCGTGCTCCCCGCACGGCATCCGACCAGAGGATGAGTGCGGGGTTTTCGGCATTTACGGCACCGACCGGGCCGCCAATCTCAC contains:
- a CDS encoding XRE family transcriptional regulator gives rise to the protein MAAGDVRVGERIKDLRESQGLTLKDVADRTGFSTAYLSQLENHLISPPLGAITTIARSLNIEIGRLFNQVGKSPFTIVRRDERQPTSRVASKEGVRYGYSYESLAPDKINRHMEPFIVTLEPIDKKGAAYSHEGEEFLFVIDGRVEVQLGEFTDVLEPGDTIYYDSTTPHRVSCVGETPARILAVIYAQQHA